aggcccAGAGCACCCGGCGTCGCCAGCTCATCCGCTGGCCCTGCTTCTGGTACATGCGGCCCCCACAGTTCCcacagcagcggcagcagcagaagcagcatccCACCAGGGGCACAAGGATGATGAAGAGAAGCCCAATGGCCACGCAGACCAGGAAACCCAGTTCgtagagcagcagctgggaaaggaagaatgagAAGCAGCATAACACTGGTGCTCCCAAAGGCTCCCCAGCTCTGAGGGTCCTGTCCAGACCCCCACAGGGCAGGATGGGTCCCCCCAGGGGGTTGTACAtctccctttgctgctgcccagcacccagggctcAGTCTTacagcagcacccaccagcatcccccagcccgTGGTGGTCTGGGGCTGCCGGctccctggccaggctgctcaCTCACCTCCTGGACTTGCTTTCCGATGGCCTCCTCATCCTGGGGCTGCCCAAAATCTGCAATCAGTTCTGgggggacaaggagcagagggctgtgagcaggggctgggccCTGGGGGGCTCTCCAGAAGACCTCCACCCCCTGCTCACTCCAGAGAGGGTCTCCCGGCACTGGGCATCACCTCCAGCACTGTGGCTTGGAGAGGCTGTTGAGTGCATGGCATGTTTCTCCCTTCCAGCTGTCCCTCCCCATCCATTGTGTCACACAGCCTGTTTGCACTCAGGAAAAGCACCACTGCCAGCCCCCTGGCTCTCAGGGGTCCACAAAGCAAGGGGGTCCTTACCCCAGTGGTCACCAGGGGCAGGCTCGGGGGAGGATGCTCCAAATACCACCTCAGCTACCCTCGGGCTGCCATCCTGtagcccagccccaggcagacAGTCGGCTGGCAGTGCCAGCGTGGGGTGGATGCTGCAGCAAAGTCCCCCCTGCCATGCTGCCTCTTTCATCCCCAGGGCTCACTCTGCTCGTGCCCCATGGACTCATTACAAGCTGTGCCAGTACGTGGTGCCATGTGATTGTACCCTAATATCTGCATGAGACAAACAAGGCCATAAAGCCATTGCATTATCTGACAGCCAAGTATTTGCCTGTAAGTTGCTGATGACCAGAGGCTGaacccagcagagcagaaagcacaagtgccagcagccagggtggTAACACCCTAGGTGGGTCACACTTGCCCCAGGGGCATCAAGCAGCCACAGGGTCCTGGCATCATCAACGCAGACCTGCAGCAACTTtggggcagagctgtggcagcGACACATCCCCTTGGCAGTGAAGGAGGGAGGGCGAGTGCTGGCAAGTTGGGCAGTGCACAGGGAGTGCCTGCAGCATAGCCATGAGGGTGCTGGCATCGGGACGCCCTGCTCTTGGTGGCTCCAAGCTGGGTCCTGCCTAAGCATACCATGTCATCTGCAGGCACAGAGGGCTGCAAACCAGGCAAGGACCCCACAAACTTGCAGGTAGTGTGGGGTTTGCTCTGCACCTTGTCTTGGGGCCTGGGATAAGGATACCTGGAAGCAGGATGAGCCAGGACTCTGCAAGGTTGGCACTGCCACCAAAGTCTGTCCTGGGGCTCACCTGAGACTGCCCCACAGTTGTGAtggggcacaggcaggacaCAGCTAGCAGTCCTTAGTAACCCCACTCCATCCCTGCACACCCATGCCTCTCCTAACACAGCACCCCAGCATTTAAATGCTGGATGCACAGTCACCAGTGCAGGAGAGCTCAGGTGGGACCCCGCAGCTCCGAGCAGCACCCggcaccccaccccacccttgccagcccccccccccccccccgccatgcaCCCACCTATAGGCAGGGCGTTGGGCTGCACCAGCCGCAGGAAGCCATGCACCATCCCCACCAGGCCCGGGGTGCTGCTCCCCGGTGCCTTGGGGCTGGGGCCGTACACGGGCTGCGAGACGTTCCCCAGCTCCATCGTGGCAGCTCCGGCGGGTACCTGGGGACAGAGAGGGGCTGTCGGTGCCGTTGGGGTGCAAGGCCACACAGGCTGCCTTGCCTTCTGCCTCCAAGCAGGaaacacagggagaaaaaaaatcccgCACCTGCCCACTCCTGCCCGGAAGGAAAGAGCTGCGGGAGAGCAccggggagggatggggagcccTGGGAGCGGCGAGGGCGTGGGGGGGGGATCCAGGCAGGAGGTGCCTACGAGGGaccagaggggctgtgggggatGAAGCGGAGACGAAGCACTTACCCTCTCCCCTGGCACCTCTGTGCACGCACGGCTGCCGCTGGGCCCAGCCACACAGTGCCAGCGCCAGGCCTTAATGGTTTGTTTAAGTTTCAGCTGCAACTGCTGAAAAGCTGCTTGCCGAGGCAGGCGGGGATGCCGTGGATGCCCCACCCTGACCCTGCCACCTCCTGGCACCCAACCACCCCGTGCCACCTCCCCGTACCTGGGCCAGGGTCACCACCAACCTGTCCCAAGCCGGGCACGGGGGACAAACCCCTCTTCTTGCCCCCTGAGGAGCTCCCGAGCCCTCTGGTTTACTCCTGTCCGAACCCAAGAGCTGGGTGACCCACGGCGATGCCTCCCGcctgccccccccgccggcaCCGGCTGCATCCCTCGGGATGGGGGGCGCTGGGCTCGGCACGAACCAGCTCTGCCCACACAACCAgggttttgcatttaaaaccCTCCCCAAACGGGGCACTGCAGCAAACCCGGCGTTTCCCACGGCACCCCGAGCCCCCCGGGCGGGGGCAGCCTAGGGGCCCGCAGGCGGGATCTCTCCCCCGTGGCTGGAGGTCTCCCCGCGACCCCCAGCTGCGCCCCTCGCCCGCCCAGCCCTCCCACGCCGCGGGACACACGCGAGGCTCTgccccggccgcagcccccTGGTCCCCAacccccgccgcgccgccggggtCCCGCCGGGGCTCCGGGAGCCGcagccgggggcggggggcgggcggggatCGCTCCCGGCTGTGCCGCGGACGCACCCGGTGGGCGCGGGGCAGGTGCCCCGGGGGTCGCGtcccggcgggcggcggcggcgggagctcCGCGGCACGGCTCGGCACCGGCACCGCGGCGCGGGCAGCCCCGGgaggggcgggcagggctggaCGGGGCCGCCCCttccgccccggccccccgggggctgcccgccgcctGCTGCCGtcccggcccccgccccgccgggagGGAGCCCCCCGCCTCCGCGCCGGGgggagccctgctcctgcccccgcCCACCCTGACACCCCGCATCTGCCCCCAGAGACCCCGCTCCTGCCCCGTCCCACCTGGGAGAGCCCACCGCCGCCGtgcccagcccctctgccccccgcGCAGGCTACGCTCCGTCCGTGCCCCAGAGAGCCCGCTCTGTCCCCACGCTGCCAGAGCCAGCGCTGgcccctgccacagccccacagccccggGCCGCCCGCGCTGCCCCCCTCGCCCCGACGCCAGCCCTCAGCTGTGCCCCGCATCTCCCCGGGGCAGCCGGTGCCCGGGGCACATCCTtggcccctgccccagccccgtgcccaCCAGCGGGGGCTCCGGCTGAGCCGTGCCCCTGTGTCCTTTGCACGGCCAGGCTCCCCGGCCCCCCAGCGCCCACGGCTTGCTGGCTGCCACCTCCTAGGTTACTGCTTAACTTCCTCTGGCACAAGCTGGCATCACCGCTCTCCGTGACCTTGGGCGAAGGCGGCACAGGGAGGAAGGCAGCCCTGCCTCGGCGTTCCTCCTGGCCTGGCCCGTGCTGGGTGCCAGGACTTATGTGGGACTGTCTGGCTCAGCACTGGCACCGGGGCAAGGCAGTGGAGGACACAGATACACCCTgtagaagggagaaaaacaaaagcaggtttttcGCAGCACTGGGGCTGACGTGGGGAGGGAGGTTTGGGGGTTTCATGGGCATCCTTGGGCTTTCCAGCTCAGACCTCAACCCCAAAGCATCGCCTCAGGGccctccaccagctcccaggGGCAGAGGATGCATGCGGAGCCAGGCACCAGGAACCCTGCATGGGATGGAGCTGACTGCCCTGTGTGCTGCACTCCCCCAAACCGGAGTGTGCCCAGCTTCCACGGCTGGCGTGTGGGCAGGATCAGCCAGGCATCCATAGGTTCCTCATGGATGGAAGAATTTGCTTCTGCAGGGCATTGCTCCCCTTTAGCCCAGGGCATCCTGCTGAGGCTCCTAGAGCTCAGTGCACATCAGGAGCAAGGATGTTGACACCTTAGCCTGGGGTGCCACCATGCCATGGGTTCACAGGGGCCACCTGGCTCCCACCTGCCCAGCCACAAGTTCCCACCATGGCAAGTGTATCCTGCAGCCCCCCTGACCCCAGCCGCATCAGGGGGGAGGGTGGCAAGGTGACATCCTTTGGTGCAGATGTCAACATAAGCCCTACCCCTGCTTCAGAGACATGGGCCCAATCCTGCCCCCACCCTCTGCTGCATCAGCCGTGTTTTAAGAGCCTGGTTTCCCTCACATCCCCTTTTCCATCCCAGTATTGCCAGATCTGCCCCCATCCCAGCAATACCTGCAGCCACAGGCTCCTTGCACTGCACGTTTGGCTGGGGGGGTTGCATCGGATGAGGCACCCACAATTTAAGCCCACAGTGTCCCTATGGCTGGGGGATGGACCCAGCTGCCCTTATACCCCCCACCCAGTGGGGCCAGAAAAATGCCATCTCTGGGGTCAGCTATCTGCCCTAGTCTGGGGGAACTGGGGACCAGCATCTTGCCCCCACTACTGTCACACAGCCTCCCAGCTTCTGGAATGAGACTGGGGTAGCCCCCACggaggctggtgctgtgccTCCCCCGGTCACCTGTCCCTCCTTTGCCTGCCgccccaccccaacccccccccccccccccccccccccgagacACCTCcatgctgttctgctgctgctgtcctgttcCCACAGTGGGACTGCGCCACCCCCACTGCTCCCCAGGGGACGTGCCCATCGCCCTGGTGTCAGGGCAGGTCCTGAGCCACTTGTTTGCTCTGGCTCTGGGACACGGCTGTTTCCCAGCAGCCCCGCGCCCTGTCCTTGCTGGGATTTCTGCTTTCCATGGCGTGGCAGGGAGCCGGCGGGGGCCTGGCTGGGGCCCAGCAGCCAGAGGCAAGGCAGCATTGTCCCAGGAGCACAGCGAGCCCCACGCCTGCACCCCCTGCCGGGGCACTGGGGACACGAGGGGACCCCCACTCTGCTTTGCCCGCACCAGCTGCGTCCCAGGCTCAGAAATAAGTGCTCAGGACAGCCTCAAACCGAAAAGTCGTTTTATTGGTACCATACATGACTCATAAATGGCACAAACTatggaggggaggaaggagaaaaaaaaaaaaaaaaaaaaaaaaaagaaacaaaaaggcattACAGTGTGccggggtgaggggggggcaGTGAGGGGCTCTGCACCCTCCGTGGGAGCCCAGCAGCGTGGCAGCGAGAATCGTACCTTAATTGCAAAGCAGagcccccctccctgccacacGGGGCTCCCACCCTGGGAGCCCACCCCCCACCTGCAAAGGGGCTGTGGGGACCCCCGTGCCTGCGCCCTCCGGCTGTGGGCTGCCCCTGCGGGGGCCCCGGAGCTGATGCCGGCGTCTCTGGGGATTCTGGGCTTGAGGCCAGACCAGGGCTGAGCCAAGGGGCTCCCATCTCCCTGCCCGACCCCGGggacagcagaaggaagggggacACAGggtgtcccccaccccagcgAGGCCACCCTCTGCAGTCTCAGCCACGAGTGGGCAAGACACAGGGTGCAGGCAaagcccctgctgcaggcagagcccccccaTGCAGGGGGCAGACCCTCAGTGACATctgccagcctccagccccGTGGGGCAGCGGGACACGTGCGGCAGGATCCccggcagggagctggggggtgtCTGGCAGAGAGAGTGGGGTGCACCCCCTCTCTCCCCCAAACTgcggggctgctctgcctgccccaggctcccttacacacacacagacatacaaaCCTCTCGCACACGCACTCTTgcagacaccccccccctccccaccagggCAGTCCCCCCACCCCGGCCACCTCCGTGGCAGTGCTCACTGCAACCCCACCTTGGGGCTGTGCCGAGGGTGCCCATGGGCAGCCCcgacccccagctccccccaaaACCCCGCTCCGAGGCTGCTGGGGTGAACTGGTGAGCACAAACACCCTCCCCTGGCACCTCCCATCTTCTCATTGGAAGAAGCCTTggaagggattatttttttttttcttttttttttttttttaaaccaaaaaacccccaaaaattattatttttctcatcgTTTCCCCTAACATCAATGGAGGCACCTGCTCTAGTGATAACACATTGAAAGAACAGTATCGTACACACTGTCTACAGCGCGGAAATGTACAAGCACGAGGTACACGAACCCgaggggggggagcagggacaaCAGCACACAAGATTTACATTGAGGAGGGAGGCGGAGGGatgccccccccggcccctggAGGGATTAGAAAGGAAGTCTGCAAAGTCTCTCCTTGGTTTGAAGCTCTCCGAACTGGATATAAAACGAGACTCCCAAGAGAAGAAGCCTGTACAAAAGTCAGGACAGGGTGAAAGGgctcagggcagggaggggggatcCGGcaagggggctggggtggggtgggtggggggggcttttcccattttttttttctttcttttttttaaacttacaattttaataatattattttttttcttaaaaaaagacaaaagtagGAGGTACTGGGAGCCAGGGGTTGCAAAGGGGCCCCAGGCAGACTCACGCAGGGCTGGGGGAAACacaggggctgcgggcagggagcgAGGGCGCCGGGTGCTCTGGCAGAGCCGCGGGTCCTCCAcgccccccccagccgccccccccccctcctaTATACAGAGTCCCCCCACGGCCGTGCTGTGCTCTCGCCCCTGGGGAgcgaggggaaggggaaggtgcAGGAGAGCGAGGAAACGCGACATGGCCCTGTCCTCAACACCACCCCAGCGCAGCAGGATCCGACCCCAGCCAGAGGCTCCgcggcagagccagcagcacagggaaggcTTTCCGTCACCAGCCCCACCACcgccagccccaggctgggctggggataCGCAACCCTGCTGCAGGTGGCTGCCCAGCAAACCCCAGCCGTAGGAcctgggaggaggtggaggagggtCTCTGGGCTGTGCCAGACCACAACGCATGGCATCTGCACGCCACCAGCTTCCCGTTGCCGCACCTCCCTCCTAATTCCCCCTActcagcaggcaggggctgggcacaTCGGGGCGGGGATGAGAAGGTCTCCAGGGAAGAAgcaggggggaaaagggggaatAATGAAGCTACGGCCCCGGAAACCTACTCCTCCCCTGGGGTCCAACGGGGAGGCAGGCgtggggggagcggggaggcggcggggggagggctgggggctgcctgcctggcgCGCACCCCAGGCCGTGCACCCCATCGGTCGCACGGTGCCGATCCGCCCCCGGTACCTCGCCGCTTCCCAGTCACTCTCCGTTGCAAATGTACAGGTAGATCGGTTGGGACTGAGTCCAcagggcggcgggggggccgtTACTGCGACGCCTGCGACGTGGGGTTCTCTGACTTGCTCTCCTGGCTGGAGGGCGGTTTGCTGTTCCAGGGGCTATTGGCCCCCAGCGCCGGCGAGTTGTTGAAGCTGTCCTCGTCGTCGATGCCATTGGCGGCGTCAAACTGCGTGTTCTCCAGCCGGGTGATGAGCCGCTCGTCCTCGTCCCCAAACTCCCCCCCCATCAGCGTGGGCTCGCCTACCACCATCACATCCTGAAAGAGGAGACGGTCCCGAAACATAATCGAGGTGGGGGGAGCCCGGGCCACCAGACCCCCCCCCAACACCGCAGGCCCTTTGCCCAGCCGCGGGGCCACCTCCTCATCTCCGCTGCAGGATCTGAGGCTCGGGCACTGCGTGAGGCAGCACATCCTTGTCCCCTtgcaggggagcagagcagctcagggaaggcagctgggacaccccttccttctccccGCCACCTGGAGAAAGCCATGGGGGCTCAGACAGGCAGTCCCTGGGGGTCTCCCTCTAGCCACTCCCAGGGACCAGGGCATGGACCCCTCCCCACCATCccaggggaggaagagagaatgGAAACGGGATGCTTACAGGTACCTGACTGGACAGGGCAAAGGTGCTGGCTGGGCTCTTcttcttgctgttgctgttgttggTGTTTCCCCCACCGGAGCTCATGGTGCTGCCCCCCGACATCTTCCTTTTCCGGCgcttgctgggctgctgccGTGCTGGCTCCGCTGGCCAAGAAGGGAGACACGGTCAGTCCTGATGAGAAGGAGCTggtggcccccagccccttctctGCAAACCCCCCTTCTCAGCAAGGACAATATTCCCCCCGGGGCAGCATCAccatcctcctcccctccacagCTTCGCTGTCCCCCAGCACAGGCAACAGaagaggcagcagggaaggtttctgtccctgctttgctttccacaagcagcaggcagcccccaggcagggaGCGCTGGCTGCCCACAGCCCGGCTCTGCCCCAGCGGGAAGGCAGGCCAGCAGGAAAGgaagctggctgcctgccttgccACCCCCAGCCTCACAAGACGAGACCAAGGAGAGGCTCTGGGGCCGGGAGAAGCCTGTGCCGAGGGCAGGGCCTGAGCAGGCAGCCCTGGagacctgcaggcagcacaggaggCAGCATGAGACTCACCAGGTGGAGCAACCATCCGCTGCCACTTCTGGAAGAGGCAAGTCTTGAGGCAGTCCCGGGGACTGAGGCTGTAGGTCTTGTGCCGTGACATGAGCTCCTGCATTGGTTCTAGAATtacacagagctgcagggggCAGACAGACGCGAGGTTAGATCATGATGCTCCAGGCCCCAGCAAAAGCCCCTCTGTCGggcagctgtctctgctgcacCAACCCAAGCTGCGCTGGGAGCCTGCAGGCTCCAGCAGACCCACTGACCCACAGCTCTCGGCAGACTGTCTGCAAGCTCCCTCTCACagagcctgccctgctgcctccccacaccccagggcaggcaggtgtcgGACAGCAGAGAACCAAGACAGGGAGACCTAGGCCTacctgctgggagcagagctgcgccccccaccccttcctgcACACTTACTCGGAGGTAGTTGAGTGTGGAGTTTGAGAGCCCGCAGCGGGTGATGTTCTTGGATAACTGGTCCAGCATCTGGGGGTCCTGTGCCTAGGAGCAAGAGGGACAGACAGCTCAGCTGCATCCGGGCTGGGGACGGCCCTCCTGTGCCgcagcctgccccagggggACAGGGTTGAGGTCCCCCCagtctgcagagcagggagaggagctcaGGAGCCCTGCGTCACTCATGCCCCGGGGGAGCTCCCAGAGCCGGAGCTCCCAGCGCTGTACTCACATGCATGGCAAGGATGCTGCGGGGGATGAGCTCTCGATGCTGGCGGATGCTGAAGTGCCACGTCTTTATCCTCATC
The Falco naumanni isolate bFalNau1 chromosome 9, bFalNau1.pat, whole genome shotgun sequence DNA segment above includes these coding regions:
- the LDB1 gene encoding LIM domain-binding protein 1 isoform X2 produces the protein MSVGCACPGCSSKSFKLYSPKEPPNGNAFPPFHPGTMLDRDVGPTPMYPPTYLEPGIGRHTPYGNQTDYRIFELNKRLQNWTEECDNLWWDAFTTEFFEDDAMLTITFCLEDGPKRYTIGRTLIPRYFRSIFEGGATELYYVLKHPKESFHNNFVSLDCDQCTMVTQHGKPMFTQVCVEGRLYLEFMFDDMMRIKTWHFSIRQHRELIPRSILAMHAQDPQMLDQLSKNITRCGLSNSTLNYLRLCVILEPMQELMSRHKTYSLSPRDCLKTCLFQKWQRMVAPPAEPARQQPSKRRKRKMSGGSTMSSGGGNTNNSNSKKKSPASTFALSSQDVMVVGEPTLMGGEFGDEDERLITRLENTQFDAANGIDDEDSFNNSPALGANSPWNSKPPSSQESKSENPTSQASQ
- the LDB1 gene encoding LIM domain-binding protein 1 isoform X1, with the protein product MSVGCACPGCSSKSFKLYSPKEPPNGNAFPPFHPGTMLDRDVGPTPMYPPTYLEPGIGRHTPYGNQTDYRIFELNKRLQNWTEECDNLWWDAFTTEFFEDDAMLTITFCLEDGPKRYTIGRTLIPRYFRSIFEGGATELYYVLKHPKESFHNNFVSLDCDQCTMVTQHGKPMFTQVCVEGRLYLEFMFDDMMRIKTWHFSIRQHRELIPRSILAMHAQDPQMLDQLSKNITRCGLSNSTLNYLRLCVILEPMQELMSRHKTYSLSPRDCLKTCLFQKWQRMVAPPAEPARQQPSKRRKRKMSGGSTMSSGGGNTNNSNSKKKSPASTFALSSQVPDVMVVGEPTLMGGEFGDEDERLITRLENTQFDAANGIDDEDSFNNSPALGANSPWNSKPPSSQESKSENPTSQASQ